Below is a window of Flavobacterium sp. CFS9 DNA.
CCTCAGGGGAACAGCAGAGGAACTCGACAGCGGTTTCTTTCAGACCATCACCGCCCCGATGCAGAGCGCTTCGGGACTGATGACCGATATGGAATCCTTTATGAAACAATTGGAGCAGGCAAAAAAGCATTCTGTAAAGGAGAAGGAAAAAGCCGATGCGGAGAAAAAACAGCACCAAGCAAAAGACAAAAAATTCAGCGATGCAATGGCAAAGGCGGAGGAACTGGAAAAACAGGGCAGATTCCGTGAGGCATGGATGAAAGTTCCCGAAGCGGCGGAATTTCCCGACAAAGCCGACGAGATACGCAGAAAGAGAACCTCCCTGTCCGACAGGTTCTCCACTCCAAGCCTCTTCGAGGCTGAGCAGGAAAAGCCCGAACCGCCCAAAGAGGCGCTCTATCCCGAACATGCCGAGATTCATCCCGATGAGGAAATGTCCTTTGAGGAGCAGGATTATGAACAGGAAGAGGAAGAACAAGACGAATACGAATACTAAAAATAGAGCGATATGTTACTAGCAACACACTTACAGCGGGTTTTCATAATCATCGAAAAGGGACAGCAGATAAGGCTGAGCGACCCCGAACCTAGATGGAGCGTCGAGGCGGTGCTGAATTTCTACGCCCCGACGTACCCTATCCTGACGACCTCCAAAATTTCAGCGCCAGTCATCAAGGACGACATGGTCGAATACCGATTCGAAACCGTAATGGGAACTAAAGGATAACTAAATTTCAATGACATGGATTATGCAAAAAAACATCATAGCAGGCACAATCAGCCCGCCACAACGCAAAAGGCAGATGCTTCTGCACCAACAGCTCGGCAGTTTTATGGCTTGGATGCACAGACCAAAAGATGCGGGGGAAATTCAGAAAGACAGACGAAAATCAGTCCCTGTCCGAATGCTTCCGATAATTTTCTGAGAGCGTCATTCCTGCCCAAACTGGAGAAGTGCGAAACCGTACAGCCCCGCAGAGAACTCGAAAAAATGCAGCCGCAGTTCTACAAATCCCTTTCGCATCTGACGGCTCACTACGGCATCACTCCCATGCAGACAGACTGCTTTGAATCCCCTTACAATTTCGCGCTGTCGCTGTGGGATGCGGAGCGGATTCTGAAAAAGCAGTACAAGGACTGCCCCCAAATCAGTCTGATGCAGGACGGTGCGGAAACCTATCTTGCCAGTGAGGAAACCTGCGATACAGGGACGACCCTGTATTACATACCAGTCGAACCGCTTTATTGGATGAGCCACGATGCGAGGTACAAAAGAAATGCCAAACTGCTTTTAAGCGTGTTTTGCTATCTGTACCATATTGCAGATGTCCCCTACTACAGACAGCAGGACAGCTACCTCTACTGGATGTATGAAATGCACAGGGAATGGACGGAGCAGGACGAGGAAGGCGAACAGAGAGAACGCTTTTTGCATGAGTTCGACAGGGCTGAACTTATCGGGGTCTATATAGAAAAAAAGATATACAATCCCATCAGCCTGAGGTTTTTTGGACAGCGCCTGCTCGCCTTCAAATGCCGTGATGCATTCGACAGGGAATGCCTGTCGGCTGCACAAAAAGCGCACAGGCTGTTCAGCGACTATCCCAAAGAGCGCATATTCCGAAACGCCCCCGCCTGCTCTGAGGACGGGCAGGACGAAGAAGAAAGCGAAAGCATCCCGATGCACAAATACATTTCCTTTATTGCGCATACCAAAGGATGGCTCTATGAAACCCTTGAGCAGAGCATCAACAACGAGTTCAACGAATACAGCCAGATGCACGAGCCGACCATCTTCAAAAGATTCAACGATAATGCCGACACGCACCAAAGCCTGGACTTCGAGCGCAGGTTCTTTTCCCTTTTGGATGACTTGTGCGGACTGCTGTATAACTATAAATCAGACGACGATGAATAATGCAAAAGATATTACCAGCCAGTTGGGCGTCCTTTACCATCCAAAGTCCGCACTTGTATTCTATCAGAGCCAGTCTGCGGAAAGGACGGTGTATGTGGAGCATTTCGATATGGACAAGGACGGAACGCCAGTCAATGCACACCCGCTGACTGAGCGTGAGGCGCAGGCGCTTGCCAAGGCACTGGTAACCGACAAGCAGAAGCAGACCGCCTTTCTCAAATCCGAAGGCATCCTTGCAGCAAACATACTGCACATCATTCCAAGCCTTGACAGGGGCGCTGTGCTTTGGTACACCAAACCCCAAAAAAGAACCCTGCACTTTATAGAAAGCCTCGGCATTGCGGACGGCAGGGCTAGCCTGCCCGCCATGATATGGCAGGCGACAAGAAACGGTCTCAGGGTCTTTGCAGTTGTCGGAAACAGAAGACCTACAGAGAATACACCGCTATTTCACGCACCTCTTCTGAACATCTACGAGGATGGAAGGGTTTGCATGGGGTCGGTCAGCATCAGGATTAAGAACTCCGCCTCGCTTGAAGAATTTACAGGCGCTTGGGAGGATTATTTCTTCAACAGCTACTTCAGCCACCTTATGGGTAACAACAGTCCCGTAAAAGGCTGCTGCATAAGCCTGTGGAAAGACCTCATTGAATCAGGACGACCTTTCCCAAACGAAGTACTGAAAAAAAACAGCAGAACACTTAAAAGCCTTTTGCCATGAAAGCAGTAAAGACCAAAATGCATTTTGCAGACCCTTATCTCGTCAGCCCCACAAACCCGCTGACCGTAAACCTTATAGGCGCAGGCGGTACAGGCTCGAAAGTGCTGACCGCCCTCATGGAAATGAATTACAGCCTCGTGGCGCTCGGACATGCGGGACTGTCCGTCCGCCTTTGGGATGACGACCTGATAACCGATGCCAATCTCGGCAGACAGCGCTTCGCACCCTGCGAAACAGGCCTGTACAAATCCGCTGCCCTTATCAACCGTGCCAACCGCTTCATGGGTACGGACTGGAAAGCCGAAAGCGTAAAATTTGAAAAGGATGCGCTTGGAAGACCGCCAAAAAATGCGCAGGCAAACGTTTACATCACCTGCACGGACAGCGTGCAGTCCCGATTTGATGTTGCGGAAATCCTCGCCTCACTTCAACGAAACAGCGCGCAGAGGGACACTCCAAAATACTGGATGGATTTCGGCAACAGCCAGTATACGGGGCAGGTCGTACTGTCCACCATTTCGGAAATCAGACAGCCCGATTCCCAAATCTATCAAACCGTCCCTGCCCTGCCCTTTGTCACCGACGAATTCGGGGAACTGCTCAAAGAATCCGAAGCGCTTGACGGCACACCGAGCTGTTCGCTTGCCGAAAGCCTAGAAAAGCAGGATCTGTTTATCAACTCGGCTCTTGCGCAGTTGGGATGCTCGCTCCTTTGGAATCTGTTCCGTTTCGGGATGACCGAAAACAGGGGATTCTTCCTGAACCTCAAAAACTTCCAGTCCAATCCACTTAAGGTGTGATGACCCGCAGATGCGGGCGGCAAAAAGGGCTCCCTTCCTCTGGTCGGGTGCCTTTTTGCGTTTTGGCGGTGCATCCCTAATGCCAAAAGGCACAGAGCGCCCTTTTACCATAAGCGATGCGGGAAGCTTTCACAAGGGATCCCCTATCCCTTCAACTGTGCTGCGGGCTTCTTTTCTTTCCGCTCCGGCGTCCAAAGAAAAGATTCTGTGTTATTATCCAAATCTTTTTACAAATAACTTGCAGAAGTTTAGACTTTGATAATAGCATTAAAAAAAGCTAACTACAGATAATTATATTGAGTAATTTAGTAATAAAAATAATTTGAAAAAATCCGTAACCATAAAGAGTAAAATTGAATCTGCAGAACTGATAAAAGTTTCAACATTCAGAAAAGGCATCCGCAAAACAGAACCGCATAAACACAGCAGTTATTTTGAAATTATATATCTGTCGCAGGGAAGCGGTACGCACACTATTGATTATACACAATTCCCTATACTACCGCCAACTGTATTTTTTGTCCGAAAAGAACAAGTACATCATTGGGATATTGCCTCAGTACCTGAAGGTTATGTATTGCTCCTGAAAAAAGGATTTGTTGATAAATCGCTGGATAGTGAGCTGAAAAGAATTTTGTCTCAGGTAAGTGCATTAAGCTGCCTTCATCTTGAGCAGAACAATGCCATATCAATATTATTTCAGTTGCTTATTGATGAGAAAGATTTCAGTGTGACAGAAGGGATATTAAAGGCATTATTGGCAAAAATCATCAGTACTCCTGCATCTTTTCCTGTCAATAAACATAAGACCAATAACACTATCTTGTTATTTAGGGAGCTCCTCAATCAGACAGATGATTTAAAAAATAATGTTGCTCACTATGCCGGGCAATTAAACACGACGCCCCAAAATCTAAATGCTATCTGTAGAAAAGAGCTCAATCAGCCAGCGGCAGATGTTATAGCAGAATACATGATTAGTGAGGCAAAAAGATTATTGCTCTATACCGATAATACTGTTTCAGAAGTAGCGTATACTTTAAACTTTAATGACACTTCTCACTTTATAAAATATTTCAAGCGTCATACAGGTTCCACACCGCAGGTATTTCGCAGTCTTTAAGAGCTACCATATTATTTTCAAATATACCGTCATTATACAATTCATTGTATGAAGTTTGCAAGACAAACTAAAAACAGGGATATCATGAGGTATTTTTTAATTCTACTATCGTTAACGCTCTTTCCTGCCTGTAATCAAAAAATAGAAACAGCGCAAGGCAAATGGATAAAAGGTACGGAACAGGAGAAACTGGAAATCATAGAAAATCAGTTTCGGGGTTTTGATAACACAATGGTCGAAACTGGCTATCGCTACCAGGAATTATTTTGGGCGGGACAGGATGAAAATTGGGAATATGCGCATTATCAATTAGAGAAAATACAAAAAGCAATCGAAAACGGATTGGAGCGAAGACCTGAACGTTCGGAATCAGCAAAACATTTTCTAAATGTAACTCTTCCAGAAATGGGAAAAGCTCTTGTAAAAAGAGACACCGCTGTATTCAACAAAAATTTTCAAGTGCTTACCAATAGCTGTATAAGTTGCCATGCAATGGAAAGAGTTCCATTTTTTACTGTAAAAACTCCAACAGAAAGACAATCACCGATAAGAAGATAATGATAGAGTCTATAAAACAATTAGATATAGATATCCTGCTTTGGCTAAATGGCAGCCATAGTGAGTTTTGGGATAATGTAATGTGGTTTGCCAGTGAAAAATACACATGGCTCCCTTTTTATGGATTTTTGTTATCGATGTTGATTTGGAAATATCGAAAAGATGGGATTTTTATGATATTGCTGATAGTTTTACTGATCACTATAAGTGACCAGCTGGCTTCAGGAATATTCAAACCAATATTTGAAAGATTACGACCTAGCCACAATCCTGATTTAATAAATAAGCTGCACATTGTTAATAATTACAGAGGTGGAAAGTTTGGTTTCATATCATCCCATGCAGCCAATGTTTTTTCCTTGGTATTCTACCTGACGCTCGTAGCCCGGGACAAACTGAAATGGCTGCCTTTTGTTCTTATCCCCTGGGCAGTATTTGTCAGTCTTAGCAGGGTTTATCTTGGAGTGCATTATCCAGCAGATATTGTTGTTCCAGCCGTTCTGAGTATTCCTATTGCTTTGCTTGTGGCCCGAATTTACAATTTGTATAATCCGATTATAATAAAAAAATTCGCTTAATATGTTCAAAAAAATCATTAATACCGACAACTCAAAAACCACAATTATAATCCGCTTGATTGTTGGTGCAGTTTTCTTTTCTGAGGGAGTTCAAAAATTTTTATTTCCAGCCATTCGTGGTGCTGGCCGCTTTGAAAAAATCGGATTTCCATCACCTGATTTTTTGGGAAGTTTTGTTGGTTTTTTCGAAATCCTATGTGGAATTTTACTTTTAGTGGGTCTGCTAACCCGTTTAGCCAGTATTCCGTTAATCATAATAATGCTTGTTGCTTTCGCAACTACCAAAGCTGAAGTATTGTCAAATGAGGGCTTCTGGGAGCTACTTCATGGAAGCCGTACTGATTGGGCAATGCTTTTAGGAAGTATATTTCTCTTAGTTAAAGGTGGCGGTAATTGGTCTATTGATAAAATCTTAATGAGGCATGGGGCGTGATATTCGTATAAAAAAAATTGCCGAACTCTTTCTCAAACTGGGATTCATCGGTTTTGGAGGCCCAGCAGCACATATTGCAATGATGCAGCAGGAAGTTGTCGTCAAAAGAAAATGGATGAGCGAACAGCATTTCTTAGATTTATTGGGAGCAACCAATCTTATACCCGGTCCCAATAGTACTGAAATGGCGATACACATTGGCTACGACAAAGGGGGCTGGAAAGGACTGTTGGTTGCAGGCCTTTGTTTTATTTTACCAGCGGTTTTCATTAGTGGTATTTTTGCCTGGCTGTACAAACAATACGGACAGTTACCCGAAATACAGCCGTTTATTTACGGTATCAAACCCGCCATTATTGCCATCATTATCGGAGCAATTTTTCCATTAGCCAAAAAATCGATTAAGTCAATTTTATTAGCATTTATAGGTATCGCTGTATTGGTCTTGTCTTTATTCGGGATCGGGGAAATGTATTTAATGTTTGGTGCAGGCCTTTTCGCATTGGGTGTGTTTTATATTAAAGATCAAAAAAACATTACGTCGCAAAGTTTTATTCCTGTTCTTTTTTTTCAAATTGCAAACAATCAATTACTTTCAGAAACAAACACCAGATTATTTTGGGTGTTTTTAAAAATTGGTGCTATTCTCTACGGAAGCGGTTACGTTTTATTCGCTTTTTTAGATACGGAATTGGTAGCAAACGGATTACTTACACGACAGCAATTGATGGATGCTATTGCAGTTGGCCAATTCACTCCAGGTCCTGTTTTTTCATCAGTTACATTTATTGGTTATCAAATCAATGGAGTATCCGGGGCTGTTATCTCAACGATTGCTATTTTTCTTCCATCGTTTGTATTGGTAGCATTACTTAACCCTCTGATGAAAAAAATGAGAAATTCTAAGGGGTTGTCAGCTTCACTGGATGCTGTAAATATAGCATCTGTTGCCATTATTATTGCTGTTTGTTTAACAATGGGTAAAGAAACCATTACCGATTGGAAGACAATCAGCATAGCAATGATTAGTGCTATTATCGTTTTTAAATTCAAAATAATCAACAGTGCATTCATTGTCTTGGGTGGCGCACTGCTTGGCTATCTATTATATCAATTTTAATTTTATAATAATGTATTGAATATCTGACTTTCATAGGTATAAAAAGGCAATAGTATTTATAGGTAATAGCAAATAAACTAATACCTCTTCAAAGAATTTATGTGGTGAGATAACTTAACGATAAGTAACTCAACTCTCCATTACATAGCTATTGCTCCAGAAGGCAAAATTTGATATGCATATTCCGGATTATAATAAGAATTGTTTTTCCAGAGGATAAAAGTCAATTCTAATATTTTTCTTTGGATGGCAACAATAGCTTTCATTTTAATGCCATGCCTTGAAACCAATCTTAAAAAGATATCTCTGAACCTTTCATTGGTTCTAATCGCAGCCAGTGCCGGAAAGTGCAAGACTTTCCTTAAATTCCGATTACCCCGTTTGGATATACGTGGTTTGGATTTTACGGAGGTCCCAGATGTCTTTTCTCTTACATCTAATCCCGCATAACTGACCAGTTGCCTTTTATTTTTTATGAGTTCGAAACCGTTGGTTTCAGCGATAATGGTGACGGCAGTCAAATTTCCAACTCCAGGTATAGAAGATATTACTTTCATCTTTTCTACTAGTACCTCATCTCCTTTGATGAGTTTAGCAATTTCTTCCCGTATCTCCTTTTCCTGCGTATCAATCAAAGCTATTCTTTTGTTTGTTCTTTTAACTGACTTTTCACTTGATTTTGCAGAAGTACGTTCAGCATGCAATTGATTTTTTAACATGGTACGTTCCTGTACCAACTGCTCACGTTCCCGACAAAGCTGCCTCAAATCGTTGAATATTTTTAGAGGAGGTTGCCAAACTTCCAATTGCCTTTCCAGACCAAATCTGGCAATTGCTTGTGAGGCACTCTTGTCAGTAATCGTTCTTATATCAAGTGTTCTCACATAATTACTAATTTTGTTTGGTAAAACGATACTGACTTGTTTTTGAACACTGCATAGATAATAGGCTAAAGATTCATGGTAAACCCCTGTTGCTTCCATTACATAACGTACTTCCGTTGCGGTTAATGTTTGCTTATTAACCCACAATACAAGACTGGAAAATCCTTTTTTAGTATTGGGAAATACTTTGTAAGCATAAATTTCAATACTGATCTGCTCGTCCATCCGACCAAGTGACACAACTAATTCCTTTTGCGCAACATCAATTCCGACTGTCTGCTTTAATAATATCTTCATCTTATTTGGTTTAGGTAAGTGATAACCTTTTTTTATCTTTTCTCCTGAGTGGATATACTGGCTATACGACCTCAAATAGGAGTGTATTCCTTACATTCTGTTCAGATTCTAAAAGGTTAAAGAAGAGGAGGCAGTCTCTTTTCTTGAATATACCATAAAGGCTATTTAAAGCAAAATCTGCTCTCGCTCTTCTTCACTTAGATTATATTATACAAACATAGGAGAAGCAAAAGAAACCCCTTAAACACGCCTATTATTATTTCAATCCCATTCCGGCATTTTGTATATTTGGAATTATTCCATGCAAAATGAAAATAGATACAAAAGACCTTGTCAGAAAATCGGAGCGGTTTGCCCTTGATTTATCGCAGCAGATATCACAAATTAGGTTAAAACCATTTTTGGAAACCTCATTCCACTGCTCCGAATTCAGGGACAAAAAAGTGCTAAAAAACATCTCCACAAAATTGCCAAAAGCGGCTTTCCGTTGATCTATGTCTTTGAAATCAAATCTGCAGCCAAGGTAAAAACGCTGCTCAAGGCATTTGAAGCATATCATGCACTGAACCTTCTCAAAACAAAAAACGAGGACAGGGTAAATCTTTCCAAGTACAATAGGAAATCATCCTCGGTTCTTTATGTCGGAAGCTCGACAACCGATTTCAGAAAAAGGGTCAAAGACCATCTCGGAACCCAAAGCTCCCGCACCTATGCCATGCACCTCTGCAAATGGGACGGGGATCCGGATTACGAGGTGGCCATATCGGCCTATCAGGTAATTTCGCAAAGCGACCCGGCCGTCGAGCGCTTCATTGTGGAGATCCTGGAACAGCAGCTCTGGGACGTTCTCCAGCCCGTATTCGGCAAACGCAGCGGTCTGTAGACGCGGGAACAGCCTTAAAGCCGAACCTAAGACTACAGCACTTAAAACATTGCAAAACAATATCTTAAAATTTACAATAAAAATAAAAAACCGACCTATCTGGCCGGTTTTATTTTGTCCGCACGTTAAGGAATTTACGTTGGACATGCACTTCTATCCTGCACGGATTTCCTCTATGGATTATTCAGAAGACAGGCCTTCAGCAGGTCCGAATTTTTAATTTTTAGGGTCAGCTGCCTGCCGCCGTTTTTCTCGAATATCTCGATAAGGAGCAGCTTGCCGTCTGCGAGGGTGAAAAGGTCCAGCACATATATGTTATGCTCTGAGCCTCCAGCCTTGATCTGGTCAACCGGCCTGTAGATTCGCAGAGGCAATATGGCTGTCTGCTGTACCGCAGTTCGTCTGGCCTTCTTCCTGTCGGCTATCTTGAAACTGAGAAAATCAATCCTGTAAGGCACATTATTGCTGTTTCTCAGCTCGGTATGCAGATAGTATTTTCCCTCATGGACGTAGATCCCTTTCAGCCTGAATTCCACTCCGGCATTCCTTGTCCTTATATGCCTAACCGCACGCTTGTCCCTTTCATAGATGCGCTGCATCAGTGTTTCCACCATCAGCGGAGGACTTTGTCCCAGATTCTCAAAAAGGGCTCCCTCAGATCCAATGCTGCCAGACTTTCGTATGCTGTAGTTCAGGGTCTGCGGATTTGGATCATAATGCACATCAAAACTGTAAAAATGCCCGTCGATGGTCATGACCGAAAGATTGGTCTGCTGCTCAAAATCCCTTACAGCTGCCTTTACCCGCAGCACGTTATGGGCATCTTCCGCCTTTCCTGCCATAAGCAGTTCGCTTCCCAGATCCGCATAGCGGATTTCAGATGGGAAAATCAGGTGCGAAGTCTTGTCATAGGTTATGCCTAAACCGCAGGCCTTGATCTCGTCCATAACCGGCAGGCTGCTCTGCGGAAAGCACAGCTGGACGCAGAGAACTGCAAGCAGCGCCGTCCAGTATTTTTCATAATATCTTTTCATCTTTATATTCTTTTGATTGCTATTGTTTTTTCGAAACCAGAAAAAGCTGGTACCCAGCCTTAAGCATAACCTTGGGCGTTTTTACCTTTTTGGAGAAATAGCCGGAAATCCCCTGCAGGACGCCCCTGCTCAGATCGGCGGCAACCTGCTGTCCTGCCGACTGGGTCAGCATCAGGCTCGTTGCGGACTGCTGTCCCATATTGCCCGCCATCTGCCCGGCAGCCGTTCTCTCCTGCGAAAAAGGCACCGCAAGCCCCTGCTGCCCGTCCAGGTCAAAAACGTTTATATCCACAGCAGTAATGGTGCCGTTCAGCACCATGGAGCTGATCTTGAGCTGAAGGCGTCCGGTCTGCATCCTGGTCGTGGCCGTAAGCACCGTTCCCTTTGCGAGAGTGCCGCCGGCTACGCCGGCATCCTCCAGAAGACGAACCTTCACGGCGCTCCCGTCTATTACCGTCTGCGTCTGGTCCACGCAGGCCTTGATGCTGTTCCTGACAGGAACCTCCCCCTCTTTGGCATCCGCCGTGTAAAAAGATCGGGTATTCAGCAGCACGCCAGGTTCAGCATCCGCACCAGCTTCCGCCGTAGGGCGAAGAAATGATACTGCAGTTTTCCTCTGAGGCGCAGCTCCTGCAAAATATGGCGCATCTGCATTGGATGGCCTATTTGCACGTACAGACGAGTCAGCTCTCTGCAGCGGCTGGGCACCAGATGCAGAAGGCAGGTACTTGGCGGCCATCTGATACGACTTTTCCATGAGCGCCAGCTGTCCGTCGACCGTCACCGAAGGCGCGGCATCCCTCTGGGCAAGCTCCGATTTGAGCTCCGCAACCTCCCTGCGCAGCATATCGGCATCTCCGCCGCTGTCCTTGTAAAAGCTTCCAAGTTCTTTCTGCGCATTTCGGTACGTGATGAGTCCCGAATTTGATTCTCTGGATTCAAGTCTTCCCGGCGGCACTGGATGTTCAGCTGCGGGCTGCTCATTTCCTGTTACGCTGTCCTGTTTCCAGTAATCGGCCAGCGTGGTAAGCGCATTGCGCTTCTGCTCCTGCTTCTGCTCGAGCATCTCCTGCTCGTACGCTTTCTCCTTGTCGCCCTGCATTTCATTGTCCGCGGCCTGCGGAACGATGCTGTTGAGCCCTATTTCCTGCTTTCTTCCGCTGTCGGAGGAAGGCCTGAAAATTAGGTAGAGGCATCCCGCACAGACGATGCCCATCAGACCGAATATCAGAGGTTTCTTCAGCCTCTCCAGCCTGCCGGTTTTCACATCTTCCCGACCCATTTGATTTTCCGAAGCCGATTCCCTAATCATCACCCCTGATCTTTTCTCATTTGTTTTCATAAATTTCCTTTCTTTTTTTATTTTGGTTGAACTGCCTGATAGCGCTCTTTTTTTTGCCTATCCATTGGATTATCTATATGTCCGGTAACCGTGATGCGGCGGTTCTCTGACCTTTGCAGCCACACCTTGGTTATCACTGCTGCGGTCAGCAGTACATAGCCCCAAAAAAACAGCCGTATGAGCCGGTGCTGCCTTTCCAGAGGCATCCTGTCCCATCGCCTGTCAAAAGCCCCCGTCCACCTGTCCAGATTTTTTAAGATCTTCTTCATAATGTTTCTTCAGCGTTTAATAACTTCGATGTCCTTATTCTCCACCACCGCAAATTTTTCAATATTGAAGCCCTGAGGATTGTTGTCCGAGCGCACCGAGTTTACCAGAAGGCAGCTGGTCACAAGGCTTCGCTGGGTCACGTTGCTGGATCGGATGATGAATTCCCTCGCATAGGATCTGACCGGGTACGGATAGGATTCGAAACTGCACACCACGCTGTCAATCTCGATGCGCTGCTGAACATTCCCCGATATGATGCGGTTGTAATAGCCCTTCTCGGACAGGTCTTTGTAATAGTCGAAAGCGCTTTTGTCGGCAAGGCTGAAGGCGCGCTTCATATTGCTTTCAATGGCGTATTTGT
It encodes the following:
- the traK gene encoding conjugative transposon protein TraK, with protein sequence MEFKTLRNIENSFRQIRIYAIVFALLCTGITGSALWWSYRFADRQREKIYVLDNGKSLMLALSQDASVNRPVEAREHVRRFHELFFTLAPDKYAIESNMKRAFSLADKSAFDYYKDLSEKGYYNRIISGNVQQRIEIDSVVCSFESYPYPVRSYAREFIIRSSNVTQRSLVTSCLLVNSVRSDNNPQGFNIEKFAVVENKDIEVIKR